The proteins below are encoded in one region of Casimicrobium huifangae:
- a CDS encoding 5'-methylthioadenosine/S-adenosylhomocysteine nucleosidase — MVRTFLATLLVLLAISVDASAAVGATHVERPPGVIDRTPRVAVICAFEPELSTLLKNVTSKRGYRVNGVEFTTGKLRGKPVVLFLSGISMTNAAMNTQLVLDRFNVTHIVFSGIAGGVNPALNVGDVVVAERWAQYLEILAAREVSPGSFAPPGWMDDVKLPNFGMMHPRPVGVRSKGREKEEKKLWFAADAKLLAMARALGDVKLADCDEKKVCLTSKPRLVVGGNGVSGQAFVDNAAFREYTFKTFDASVLDMETAATAMVAYANGVPYIAFRSLSDLAGGGKGENEIETFFKLAADNSANVLMAFLSAWK; from the coding sequence ATGGTTCGTACTTTTCTCGCCACCCTGTTGGTGTTGCTCGCGATCTCTGTCGATGCTTCGGCCGCCGTCGGCGCCACCCATGTCGAGCGTCCACCCGGCGTCATCGACCGCACGCCCCGCGTCGCCGTCATTTGTGCGTTCGAGCCGGAGCTGTCCACGCTGCTGAAGAACGTGACCAGCAAGCGTGGCTACCGCGTGAATGGCGTTGAGTTCACGACTGGCAAGCTGCGCGGCAAGCCGGTGGTGCTGTTCCTGAGCGGCATCAGCATGACCAATGCCGCAATGAACACGCAGCTGGTGCTGGACCGCTTCAACGTCACACACATCGTCTTTAGCGGCATTGCCGGTGGCGTGAATCCGGCGCTGAACGTGGGTGATGTGGTGGTGGCGGAGCGTTGGGCGCAATACCTTGAGATTCTTGCGGCGCGCGAAGTTTCTCCTGGCTCGTTCGCGCCGCCGGGATGGATGGACGATGTGAAACTGCCCAACTTCGGCATGATGCACCCGCGACCAGTCGGCGTGCGCTCGAAGGGACGCGAGAAGGAAGAGAAGAAGCTCTGGTTCGCGGCGGACGCGAAGCTGCTGGCGATGGCGCGGGCACTGGGTGACGTAAAGCTGGCCGACTGCGACGAGAAGAAGGTTTGTCTCACCAGCAAGCCGAGGCTGGTCGTCGGTGGCAACGGTGTGTCCGGTCAGGCCTTCGTCGACAACGCGGCGTTTCGCGAATACACCTTCAAGACCTTCGATGCCAGCGTGCTCGACATGGAGACTGCAGCCACCGCGATGGTGGCCTATGCCAACGGCGTGCCCTACATTGCGTTCCGCAGCCTGAGCGATCTCGCTGGCGGCGGCAAGGGCGAAAACGAGATCGAAACCTTCTTCAAGCTCGCTGCAGACAACTCAGCCAACGTGTTGATGGCATTTCTGTCGGCGTGGAAGTAG
- a CDS encoding DMT family transporter: MQLSKRTIGIAAAIITVAIWTSFIIVARAMAHKTLTPFDIAFVRMIGAGIVMLPWGWWWVRRARERGEPGAAQMWLGLSPYPWRTTAIAGTFAALLYASFAYSGFLYAPAAHASVLMPGMLPLWTTLIALVVIGTPVTGRRWVGLALIIGGGLLVGGSSLLRAFDGGDVWKGDVLFLASSFVWSSYTVMTRKHAMGAIPATIAVCVFAAFTFVPVYALLAWTGLVVSHLREAPWSEIIFQAVVQGIGSVVISGITFVRMVETFGPIRSTMITAVVPGLSALGAVLFLGEPLYWNLLLGLALVTVGIVFGVKPVTPVAHAAATTPAPQPAIR; encoded by the coding sequence ATGCAACTTTCGAAGCGGACTATCGGCATCGCTGCGGCGATCATCACCGTCGCCATCTGGACCAGCTTCATCATCGTCGCGCGGGCGATGGCGCACAAGACGCTGACACCATTCGACATCGCGTTCGTGCGCATGATCGGTGCTGGCATTGTGATGCTGCCCTGGGGCTGGTGGTGGGTGCGTCGCGCCCGCGAGCGCGGCGAGCCGGGCGCTGCGCAGATGTGGCTCGGCCTGTCGCCCTATCCGTGGCGCACTACCGCGATCGCCGGTACCTTTGCCGCGCTGCTTTACGCGAGCTTTGCCTACAGCGGGTTTCTCTACGCCCCGGCAGCGCATGCCTCGGTGCTGATGCCGGGCATGTTGCCGCTGTGGACGACGCTGATCGCGCTGGTCGTGATCGGCACGCCGGTTACCGGGCGGCGTTGGGTCGGGCTGGCATTGATCATCGGCGGCGGCCTGCTGGTCGGCGGCAGCAGCCTGTTACGTGCGTTTGATGGGGGTGATGTGTGGAAGGGCGATGTGCTTTTCCTTGCGTCGTCGTTCGTCTGGAGCAGCTACACCGTGATGACGCGCAAGCATGCGATGGGCGCAATCCCCGCGACCATCGCGGTCTGCGTATTCGCCGCGTTCACTTTCGTGCCGGTCTACGCGCTGCTTGCCTGGACAGGGCTCGTTGTGAGTCACCTGCGCGAGGCACCGTGGAGCGAGATCATCTTCCAGGCCGTGGTGCAGGGCATCGGCTCAGTCGTGATTTCGGGTATCACTTTCGTGCGCATGGTCGAGACCTTCGGCCCGATTCGCTCGACGATGATCACTGCGGTCGTGCCTGGCCTGTCGGCTCTCGGCGCGGTGCTGTTCCTTGGCGAGCCGCTGTACTGGAACCTGCTGCTCGGCCTTGCACTGGTAACGGTCGGCATCGTGTTTGGCGTGAAACCAGTCACACCCGTTGCGCACGCAGCGGCAACGACACCTGCGCCGCAACCGGCAATTCGCTGA
- a CDS encoding DMT family transporter, which produces MSSIKTAVSAGALFAAAAQFGFAAKAIFIKLAYAAHPGLDAVTLLAIRMLFSLPFFLFMAWLGNRDNGNANMPRQPLSRGDWGFVVLLGFIGYYLSSFLDFWGLQFISAGLERLILFTNPTIVVVLSALFLRKHITGRVALALLVSYAGLALAYWHDLVITSDTRALVTGTVLVFLSALCYAIYMMVGTGLTRRIGSTRFTAYMMLVATGFVMAQFFIMRPLSALDLPPTIYLYGVGLAIFSTAAPVWMMAEALKRIGASDASMIGTVGPVITIFLGVIFLGEQVSLLQLIGAGLVLAGVAMISLNKTAPKPPDTPPTR; this is translated from the coding sequence GTGTCATCCATCAAGACGGCAGTTTCTGCCGGCGCGCTGTTCGCCGCCGCCGCGCAGTTCGGCTTTGCTGCCAAAGCCATTTTCATCAAGCTCGCCTACGCCGCGCATCCCGGGCTGGACGCGGTGACGCTGCTGGCCATCCGCATGCTGTTCTCGCTGCCGTTCTTCCTGTTCATGGCATGGCTGGGCAATCGTGACAATGGCAATGCCAACATGCCCCGGCAACCGCTGTCGCGCGGCGACTGGGGCTTTGTGGTGTTGCTTGGCTTCATCGGCTACTACCTGTCGAGCTTTCTTGATTTCTGGGGCTTGCAATTCATCAGCGCTGGTCTGGAACGGCTGATCCTGTTCACCAATCCGACTATCGTGGTGGTGCTGTCGGCGTTATTCCTGCGCAAGCACATCACCGGGCGTGTCGCACTGGCGCTGCTGGTCTCCTACGCCGGGCTGGCGCTGGCGTACTGGCACGATCTGGTCATCACCAGCGACACCCGCGCGCTGGTGACCGGCACCGTGCTGGTGTTTCTCTCAGCGCTTTGTTACGCCATCTACATGATGGTTGGTACCGGGCTCACGCGACGCATTGGCAGCACGCGCTTCACCGCCTATATGATGCTGGTAGCGACCGGTTTCGTGATGGCGCAGTTCTTCATCATGCGTCCGCTCAGCGCACTGGACTTGCCGCCGACGATTTATCTCTACGGCGTCGGCCTGGCGATCTTTTCCACGGCTGCGCCGGTATGGATGATGGCCGAAGCGCTCAAGCGCATCGGCGCCAGTGATGCCTCAATGATCGGCACCGTTGGCCCGGTGATCACCATCTTCCTTGGCGTGATCTTTCTCGGTGAACAGGTATCGCTGCTGCAACTGATTGGCGCCGGACTTGTGCTGGCAGGCGTTGCGATGATCTCGCTGAACAAGACCGCACCCAAGCCGCCGGATACGCCGCCAACGCGATAG